The genomic region TAAGTTCTTCCCTCGTATATCCGTCGGGGAAGAATTTGTCTATGTGAGGAACACAGTTAAAGGCAATCTGCTTGGGAATTTTTTTTGGAGGGGGAACAGGTTTTCCCTCGAGAACCGCTCTTGTCTGTTCCTTTAACTCCTCTATAGCTTGAGCTCCAGCTCCAGAAACTGCCTGGTACGTTGAAACTACAACCCTTTTGATTTTTGAAATATCATGGAGGGGTTTTAGTACAACAACCATTTGAATAGTTGAACAGTTAGGATTTGCAATTATCCCCTTGTGCCAGTCAACGTCCTCCGGGTTTACCTCAGGAACCACCAAGGGAACGTCCGGTTCCATTCTAAATGCAGAGCTATTATCAATAACAACAGCTCCCCTCTTAACAGCTTCAGGCGCAAACTCCTTACTTCTATCACCTCCAGCTGAAAAGAGGGCTATATCAACTCCTTCAAAGCTCTCCGGTTTAAGCTCCTCTACGGTCCACTCCTTTCCCTTAAATCTCACCTTCTGTCCAGCTGAACGAGCCGAAGCTAATGGAACCAATCTCTTAACGGGAAAATTCCTCTGTTCTAAAACCTTTACCATTTCTTGACCAACGGCCCCTGTTGCACCTACGACTGCCACTACATACTCTCTCATCTCTTTCCCCTATCCGATTCTAATTTCTTCAGCAATCAAATCTCCCATTTCCTCAGTTGAAACCAACTTACACCCTTCCGAGTAAATATCCTTAGTCCTGTATCCCTTTGCTAAAACGCTCCTGACGGCTTTATCTATGGCCTCTTCGACCTCAGGCATGTTAAAAGAATACGTAAACATCATCCCTGCAGAGTTAATTGTAGCTATTGGGTTGGCAATATTCTGGCCTGCAATGTCTGGAGCTGAACCGTGGATTGGCTCATAGAGGCCTATCTTTCCGCCTATTGAAGCAGAAGGAAGCATTCCAAGGGAACCGGTAAGCATAGCACAGGCATCAGAGAGGATATCACCAAAAATGTTTGTAGTTACAATAACATCAAACTGTTTAGGCCATCTGATTATCTGCATAGCTGCATTATCAACGTACATGTGGTTAAGTTCAACATCCTGGTATTCCTCATGGACTTTTTCAACAACCTCTCTCCAGAGAACGGTTGCCTCAAGTACGTTCGCCTTATCCACACTTGTGACCCTTTTATTCCTCTTTCGGGCTACCTCAAAAGCAACCCTTGCAATTCTCTCCACTTCATGCTCGTAGTACCTTAGTGTGTTTATTCCTACCCTCTCATCACCATCAACAAAAATTCCCCTTGGAATTCCAAAGTAGATTCCACTTGTAAGTTCCCTAACAACCATAATGTCAACGCCCTTTACCACTTCGGGCTTTAACGTTGAAGAGTCCAAAAGTTCATCGTAGAGTTTTGCCGGCCTTAGATTTGCAAAGGCATTTAAGAGTTTTCTCATTCCAAGGAGAGCTCTCTCAGGCCTTATTTCAAAGGGAAGGTTGTCCCACTTTGGTCCCCCAACCGCTCCTAAGAGAACAGCATCTGAAGAAAGTATTACTTCCTTAGTTTCATCGGGAAAAGGAACTCCAAACTCATCTATAGCTGCTCCACCAATCAAAGCATACTTATAGTTAAGCTTTATTCCAAATTTCTCTGAAACGGCATCCATAACCTTTACGGCCTGTTTAACTATTTCCGGTCCAATCCCATCTCCCGGAAGCACTGCTATTGTAAACTCTCTCTTTTCCAATTTACCCTCCTAAAGCCCCAATTTCTTCTTGGCATACTCCATTAATCCACCGGCTTGCATTATCTGTCTTATATCCTCAGAAATAGGATTTGCCTTAAACTCTGTTCCCTTTGTTACGTTTTTGATAACTCCGGTTGATGGGTCTATCTCAACAATAT from Balnearium lithotrophicum harbors:
- a CDS encoding aspartate-semialdehyde dehydrogenase; its protein translation is MREYVVAVVGATGAVGQEMVKVLEQRNFPVKRLVPLASARSAGQKVRFKGKEWTVEELKPESFEGVDIALFSAGGDRSKEFAPEAVKRGAVVIDNSSAFRMEPDVPLVVPEVNPEDVDWHKGIIANPNCSTIQMVVVLKPLHDISKIKRVVVSTYQAVSGAGAQAIEELKEQTRAVLEGKPVPPPKKIPKQIAFNCVPHIDKFFPDGYTREELKMVNETRKIMHDDSIRVSPTCVRVPVFIGHSESVNIEFEKPISVEEAKRALEGAPGVKVMDDFENLIYPTPIDVAGKDDVLVGRIRKDDTIENGLNLWIVGDNLRKGAALNAVQIAELLIERGLI
- the leuB gene encoding 3-isopropylmalate dehydrogenase, which gives rise to MEKREFTIAVLPGDGIGPEIVKQAVKVMDAVSEKFGIKLNYKYALIGGAAIDEFGVPFPDETKEVILSSDAVLLGAVGGPKWDNLPFEIRPERALLGMRKLLNAFANLRPAKLYDELLDSSTLKPEVVKGVDIMVVRELTSGIYFGIPRGIFVDGDERVGINTLRYYEHEVERIARVAFEVARKRNKRVTSVDKANVLEATVLWREVVEKVHEEYQDVELNHMYVDNAAMQIIRWPKQFDVIVTTNIFGDILSDACAMLTGSLGMLPSASIGGKIGLYEPIHGSAPDIAGQNIANPIATINSAGMMFTYSFNMPEVEEAIDKAVRSVLAKGYRTKDIYSEGCKLVSTEEMGDLIAEEIRIG